The following proteins are encoded in a genomic region of Spirosoma sp. SC4-14:
- the cysM gene encoding cysteine synthase CysM, whose translation MATLLDLVGNTPLVELNRLNPNPNVRLYGKLEGNNPGGSVKDRAAASMIQGALSRGELKPGMKLIEATSGNTGIALAMIARLYNIDIELVMPESSTRERVLTMEAFGAKVILTETMEGARDYAEAQVGKGNYLMLNQFANPDNYLAHYRSTGPEIWRDTDGQITHFVSSMGTTGTIMGTSRYLKEQNSTVQIVGCQPTDGSSIPGIRKWPVEYLPKIFDPQRVDRVIEVSAEEATQTTRKLANIEGVFAGMSSGGAVWAALQLAQEIESGVIVCIICDRGDRYLSSDLFG comes from the coding sequence ATGGCAACCCTGCTTGATTTAGTTGGCAACACGCCGTTAGTAGAATTAAATCGCCTGAATCCAAATCCAAACGTTCGTTTATACGGTAAGCTCGAAGGCAATAATCCAGGCGGCAGTGTAAAAGACCGGGCCGCAGCCAGCATGATCCAGGGCGCCCTATCGCGGGGCGAACTTAAGCCGGGAATGAAGCTAATAGAAGCTACCAGTGGCAATACCGGTATTGCACTGGCCATGATAGCCCGGCTCTACAACATCGACATTGAACTGGTAATGCCTGAAAGCTCTACCCGCGAGCGGGTTCTGACAATGGAAGCCTTTGGAGCAAAAGTAATTCTGACCGAAACCATGGAAGGTGCCCGCGATTATGCCGAAGCGCAGGTCGGAAAAGGCAACTACCTGATGCTTAATCAGTTTGCTAACCCCGATAATTATTTAGCCCATTACCGGTCTACAGGCCCCGAAATCTGGCGCGATACCGACGGACAAATTACTCATTTTGTATCGTCGATGGGCACCACGGGTACAATTATGGGAACGTCGCGATACCTCAAAGAACAAAACTCAACTGTGCAAATTGTAGGATGCCAGCCAACCGATGGGTCATCGATTCCTGGTATTCGCAAATGGCCAGTGGAATATCTGCCCAAAATATTTGATCCGCAGCGCGTCGACCGCGTCATTGAAGTATCGGCAGAAGAAGCCACACAAACAACCCGTAAACTAGCCAATATAGAAGGTGTATTTGCCGGAATGAGCAGCGGAGGAGCCGTTTGGGCCGCCTTGCAACTAGCACAGGAAATAGAATCGGGGGTAATTGTTTGCATCATCTGCGACCGGGGCGATCGCTACCTGTCATCAGACTTATTCGGTTAA
- a CDS encoding DNA translocase FtsK: MAQPTTSPRQNTVRQSSSDRPRQNTPRPGRNGSDGNLRPKRPSINWGAALDRWFTDQRSTLTLGVLFMLLAIGLFIAFVSYIITGQADQSVVGAAFSQPLAESGSETRNWVGLVGAFVAHVFVFRWFGIGSLAFPIIMFLAGYKLTLGRELLPLGRATAGLLFLAVWCSLLFGYIVLVTDSAQTASVWCGGIGYEFNVALYSLFGWGNLAFVGFSLFLFIIYFFDVRSIKFPSFSTPDFSRSRSKPLNGRDETLQSYEESEVSEDNESEEVLSNPFMATPSHAANSFTTPNEPEAETPQPETTSPEVIAKTTGVTLTIKNRDAIADESTEEEVGITPAPTFEPDPFEDDDLVAVHGLYDPTLDLPQYQYPTTDLLTEYQNNRKAQVSDDELTANKERIENTLRNFGIEIDSIQASIGPTVTLYEIVPAKGVRISKIKSLEDDIALSLSALGIRIIAPMPGMGTIGIEVPNKNREMVSMRSMITSDIFANSKFDLPVVLGKTISNEIYVADLAKMPHLLMAGATGQGKSVGLNVLLTSLIYKKHPSQLKLVLVDPKKVELTLFNKLERHFLAKLPDSDEPIITDTKKVVNTLNSLCIEMDNRYNLLKDAGCRNLKEYNAKFVKRRLNPDKGHRFLPYIVLIIDELADLMMTAGKEVEQPIARLAQLARAIGIHLVVATQRPSVNVITGLIKANFPARLSFKVTSKIDSRTILDTGGAEQLVGMGDMLLSSNSDIIRLQCPFVDTNEIEDLCDYVGNQRGYDGAYALPEFVGDDGGVGDDKDVDLDNRDPMFDEAARLIVIHQQGSTSLIQRKLKLGYNRAGRLIDQLEAAKIVGPFEGSKARDVLVQDLQMLEELLKRLKGD, encoded by the coding sequence ATGGCACAACCAACGACATCACCCCGTCAGAATACAGTCCGTCAGTCATCGTCTGACCGGCCGCGTCAAAATACGCCCCGGCCTGGTCGTAATGGCTCAGACGGCAATCTTCGCCCAAAACGGCCATCGATAAATTGGGGAGCTGCCCTCGATCGATGGTTCACCGATCAGCGCTCAACGCTTACCCTGGGCGTGCTGTTTATGCTACTGGCCATTGGCCTTTTCATTGCCTTTGTATCGTATATAATCACAGGGCAGGCCGACCAAAGTGTGGTTGGCGCTGCGTTTTCGCAACCCTTGGCCGAGTCGGGTTCAGAAACCCGAAACTGGGTAGGTCTGGTAGGAGCCTTTGTTGCCCACGTTTTCGTCTTTCGCTGGTTTGGCATTGGCTCTCTGGCCTTTCCAATTATTATGTTTCTGGCAGGCTACAAACTGACGCTGGGCCGGGAATTGCTCCCATTGGGCCGTGCCACAGCGGGATTGCTTTTTCTGGCGGTCTGGTGTAGTTTGCTTTTCGGTTATATTGTACTCGTAACCGATTCGGCCCAAACAGCCAGTGTCTGGTGCGGTGGAATTGGTTACGAATTTAACGTTGCTCTGTATAGTTTGTTTGGCTGGGGCAATCTGGCTTTTGTTGGCTTTAGTTTATTCCTGTTCATTATTTATTTCTTCGATGTCAGAAGCATAAAATTTCCCAGCTTTTCGACTCCTGATTTTAGCCGTTCACGATCCAAACCATTAAATGGCCGGGATGAAACCTTACAATCTTACGAAGAGAGTGAAGTAAGTGAAGACAATGAGAGTGAAGAAGTGCTTTCGAATCCGTTCATGGCAACTCCTTCTCATGCAGCGAATTCGTTTACAACGCCTAACGAACCAGAGGCAGAAACCCCTCAGCCAGAAACTACATCGCCTGAGGTAATTGCTAAAACAACAGGAGTTACACTAACCATCAAAAACCGCGACGCCATTGCCGACGAGTCGACAGAAGAAGAAGTGGGCATTACACCCGCGCCTACCTTTGAACCCGACCCCTTCGAAGACGATGATCTTGTTGCGGTTCATGGCCTCTACGACCCCACTCTCGACCTGCCTCAGTATCAGTACCCAACAACAGATTTACTAACGGAATACCAGAATAATCGGAAAGCCCAGGTTTCGGACGATGAACTAACTGCCAATAAAGAGCGGATCGAGAATACGCTCCGCAATTTCGGTATCGAGATAGATTCTATTCAGGCTTCTATCGGACCAACCGTTACACTCTATGAGATTGTGCCGGCAAAGGGGGTTCGTATCTCAAAAATTAAAAGTCTGGAAGACGACATTGCCCTTAGCCTGTCGGCCTTAGGTATTCGGATCATTGCCCCTATGCCCGGCATGGGAACTATCGGTATTGAGGTGCCGAATAAAAACCGGGAGATGGTTTCGATGCGTTCGATGATTACGAGCGATATTTTTGCCAATAGTAAGTTCGATCTGCCCGTTGTGCTGGGCAAAACCATTTCCAATGAGATCTACGTAGCCGATCTGGCCAAAATGCCCCACCTGCTCATGGCCGGAGCAACAGGCCAGGGTAAGTCCGTTGGTCTCAATGTTCTGCTCACCTCGCTGATCTATAAGAAGCATCCATCGCAGTTAAAGCTGGTGCTTGTTGACCCTAAAAAGGTAGAACTCACGCTTTTTAATAAGCTCGAACGGCATTTTCTGGCTAAACTGCCCGACTCCGACGAACCTATTATCACCGATACCAAAAAGGTGGTAAATACGCTCAATTCGCTTTGCATTGAGATGGATAACCGCTACAACCTGCTGAAAGATGCTGGCTGCCGGAATCTGAAAGAATACAATGCTAAGTTTGTAAAACGGCGATTAAACCCCGACAAAGGGCACCGTTTTCTTCCTTATATTGTTCTTATTATAGATGAGTTGGCCGATCTGATGATGACCGCAGGCAAAGAGGTCGAACAACCCATTGCGCGGTTAGCCCAGTTAGCCAGGGCCATTGGCATTCATCTGGTAGTGGCTACCCAGCGCCCGTCGGTGAATGTAATCACGGGTCTGATTAAGGCCAACTTCCCGGCACGGTTGTCGTTTAAAGTAACCTCTAAAATCGACTCTCGTACCATTCTCGACACGGGTGGAGCCGAACAACTGGTTGGCATGGGCGATATGCTGCTCTCATCGAACTCCGACATTATCCGTTTGCAATGCCCCTTCGTGGATACCAACGAAATCGAAGATCTCTGCGATTATGTAGGCAACCAGCGTGGCTATGATGGTGCTTATGCCTTACCGGAGTTTGTGGGCGACGATGGCGGTGTGGGCGACGATAAGGATGTAGACCTCGATAATCGCGATCCTATGTTCGACGAAGCTGCCCGGCTCATCGTAATCCATCAACAGGGTAGTACCTCGTTAATTCAGCGGAAGCTAAAACTGGGCTATAATCGGGCAGGTAGGCTGATCGACCAGCTCGAAGCCGCCAAAATTGTTGGTCCCTTCGAGGGTAGCAAAGCCCGTGATGTGTTAGTGCAGGACCTTCAGATGCTGGAGGAATTGTTAAAAAGGCTTAAAGGGGACTAA
- a CDS encoding quinone-dependent dihydroorotate dehydrogenase: protein MYKRVILPLLFRFDAETIHHTVTSLLKFALALPGMSALCRKLFVIDDQRLNRTVFGLTFPNPVGMAAGFDKNAEFVSELSDLGFGFIEIGTVTPRPQPGNAKPRLFRLKADGGLVNRMGFNNKGVGPASGRLRSFSQNRGGRNVIVGGNIGKNKDTPNDNALSDYLICFRDLFEAVDYFVVNVSSPNTPGLRDLQEREPLTRLLTALQAENLRRPNPKPILLKIAPDLTNGQLDDIIAIVSDTKIAGVIATNTTISREGLLTDTATIVAIGAGGLSGQPLRNRSTEVIRYLHQQSNGAFPIIGVGGIFSAEDALEKLRAGASLIQVYTSFIYEGPALTKKINRALLKEAAEKRTQTV, encoded by the coding sequence ATGTACAAGCGCGTCATACTCCCCTTGCTGTTCCGTTTCGATGCGGAAACTATTCACCATACGGTTACCTCACTACTCAAGTTTGCGCTGGCCCTTCCAGGCATGTCGGCACTTTGCCGAAAGTTGTTTGTCATTGACGATCAGCGCCTAAACCGCACGGTGTTCGGCCTGACGTTTCCCAACCCGGTTGGTATGGCCGCCGGATTCGATAAAAACGCGGAATTTGTTAGTGAGCTGAGCGATCTGGGGTTTGGCTTTATAGAAATTGGAACAGTAACCCCCCGTCCCCAACCTGGAAACGCTAAACCTCGGCTCTTTCGCCTGAAAGCCGATGGCGGCCTCGTTAACCGAATGGGTTTTAACAATAAGGGAGTTGGACCAGCCAGTGGGCGACTGCGCTCTTTTTCGCAAAATCGTGGTGGGCGAAACGTAATTGTGGGCGGAAACATCGGCAAAAACAAAGATACTCCCAATGATAACGCTCTGAGCGATTATCTGATCTGCTTTCGGGACTTATTCGAAGCGGTCGATTATTTTGTTGTAAATGTTAGCTCGCCCAACACACCCGGCCTGCGCGATCTGCAGGAGCGAGAGCCGCTCACCCGCCTGCTCACAGCGCTGCAGGCCGAAAATTTACGACGCCCCAATCCCAAGCCTATTTTGTTGAAAATTGCTCCGGACCTTACCAATGGCCAGTTAGATGATATAATCGCCATTGTGTCCGACACAAAAATTGCGGGCGTTATTGCCACTAATACAACCATTAGCCGCGAAGGATTACTCACTGATACCGCCACCATAGTGGCAATAGGCGCGGGTGGCCTTAGTGGCCAACCGCTACGCAACCGCTCAACGGAGGTTATCCGATATTTACACCAGCAATCGAACGGAGCTTTTCCAATTATTGGGGTAGGCGGTATTTTTTCGGCAGAAGATGCCCTGGAAAAGCTGCGGGCAGGAGCCAGTCTGATTCAGGTTTACACAAGCTTTATTTATGAAGGGCCAGCTCTGACTAAAAAAATTAACCGGGCCTTATTGAAGGAAGCGGCCGAAAAACGTACGCAAACCGTCTGA
- a CDS encoding AMP-binding protein has protein sequence METPVTEQTYPWQRFYPKGVPYEINPDAYPSLAALIEEGCERFSNKPAYACMGKQITYSELNTLSKQFASFLQHDLGLKKGDRIAIQMPNTLQYPVAMFGALRAGLAVVNTNPLYTPREMQHQFNDSGAKAIVILANFAANLEKIINQTKIETVIVTQLGDLLGFPKKQIVNAVVKYVKKLVPAYHLPKAISFNDALNRGSRQAFQPVAIQNTDLAFVQYTGGTTGVSKGAMLTHRNIIANVEGQHAWMQPCGIVVGEGIFVAALPLYHVYALTTNALSALKNGCMNLLITNPRDLNAFIDDLKKYKITAFTGVNTLYNGLLNHPRISEVDFSHLKVTSAGGMALQTSVAERWTKLTGNTPCEGYGLTETSPVLSSNPVDGTVRVGTIGIPWPSTVMKIIREDGSDAPIGEAGEIVARGPQVFPGYYNRPDETAKVMMGDWFKTGDIGVMNEDGFFKIVDRKKDMILVSGFNVYPNEIEDVVAQCPGVLEVACIGVPDQKSTEIVKIFVVKKDPDLTADAIKAYCRENLTPYKIPKLIEFRTELPKSNVGKILRRPLRDEELARLKNS, from the coding sequence ATGGAAACGCCCGTAACCGAACAGACATATCCCTGGCAACGCTTTTACCCTAAAGGTGTTCCATACGAAATAAATCCAGATGCTTACCCATCCCTGGCGGCATTAATCGAAGAAGGCTGTGAACGGTTTAGCAATAAACCTGCTTATGCGTGCATGGGTAAGCAAATCACCTATAGTGAGCTGAATACACTTTCCAAACAATTTGCCTCTTTTCTACAACATGACCTGGGTTTGAAAAAAGGGGATCGGATTGCGATCCAGATGCCCAATACGCTTCAGTATCCGGTAGCCATGTTTGGAGCCTTACGCGCTGGCCTTGCTGTGGTGAACACCAATCCGTTATATACGCCCCGCGAGATGCAGCATCAGTTTAACGATTCGGGCGCAAAAGCAATCGTGATTCTGGCCAATTTTGCCGCTAACCTGGAGAAGATCATCAACCAGACCAAAATTGAAACTGTTATTGTAACGCAACTGGGCGATTTGCTCGGTTTCCCTAAAAAGCAGATTGTTAATGCGGTTGTTAAGTACGTCAAAAAACTGGTTCCGGCTTATCATCTTCCGAAAGCAATTTCTTTCAACGATGCCCTGAATCGAGGGAGCCGTCAGGCTTTCCAGCCAGTGGCCATCCAGAATACAGATTTGGCCTTTGTTCAGTATACCGGTGGCACTACCGGTGTTTCCAAAGGAGCCATGCTGACGCACCGAAATATCATTGCGAACGTTGAGGGACAACATGCCTGGATGCAACCGTGCGGTATTGTTGTAGGCGAAGGCATTTTTGTAGCCGCCTTACCGCTCTACCACGTTTATGCCCTCACAACCAATGCTCTGTCAGCCCTTAAAAATGGCTGTATGAACTTGTTAATTACGAATCCCCGCGATCTGAATGCCTTCATCGACGATCTGAAGAAATATAAAATCACCGCCTTCACTGGCGTCAATACGCTTTATAATGGCTTGCTCAATCACCCCCGAATCAGTGAAGTCGATTTTAGCCACCTGAAAGTCACGTCGGCAGGTGGAATGGCGCTTCAAACATCGGTAGCCGAACGCTGGACCAAGCTAACCGGCAATACTCCCTGCGAAGGATATGGCCTTACCGAAACTTCACCCGTATTGTCGTCCAATCCTGTCGATGGCACCGTTCGGGTAGGTACGATCGGTATTCCCTGGCCGAGCACCGTCATGAAAATCATTCGTGAAGATGGCTCCGATGCCCCTATTGGCGAAGCCGGAGAAATTGTCGCCCGCGGTCCCCAGGTGTTTCCAGGCTATTATAATCGGCCCGACGAAACCGCCAAAGTGATGATGGGCGACTGGTTTAAAACCGGCGATATTGGTGTGATGAACGAAGATGGATTCTTTAAGATCGTCGACCGGAAAAAAGATATGATTCTGGTTTCAGGCTTCAATGTATATCCTAACGAAATTGAGGATGTGGTGGCGCAATGTCCGGGTGTACTGGAGGTCGCCTGCATTGGCGTTCCCGATCAGAAATCGACGGAAATTGTTAAGATTTTTGTAGTAAAAAAAGACCCTGATTTAACCGCCGACGCCATTAAGGCCTATTGCCGCGAAAACCTCACGCCCTACAAAATTCCGAAGCTTATTGAGTTCAGAACCGAACTGCCGAAATCGAACGTAGGTAAAATTCTTCGTCGGCCCCTGCGGGACGAAGAGTTAGCCAGGCTGAAGAACTCCTGA
- a CDS encoding outer membrane lipoprotein carrier protein LolA, with the protein MKKAAWMLSLVLALSLPAIAQKDKRAQGILDAMSKQYKSFKSYQATFTYASAGAGANESYKGELAVKGSKFRLKLGGQEVFSDGQTMSTYIKDSNEVNVQDYDEAASSELNPTQIYTIYKRGFDYRFLKEQKQGGRTLEVIELTPNRQKSPIATIQISVDKADKSVRNWLIINKDGKRTTYTITKFTPNVNIPDAYFLFDKSKYPGVEVVDLR; encoded by the coding sequence ATGAAAAAAGCAGCATGGATGCTGAGTCTGGTTTTAGCACTATCGCTACCAGCCATAGCTCAGAAAGATAAGCGAGCGCAGGGTATTCTGGATGCCATGAGCAAACAGTATAAGTCGTTTAAATCGTATCAGGCAACTTTCACCTATGCCAGTGCTGGTGCAGGAGCCAATGAGTCGTATAAGGGTGAGTTAGCTGTTAAAGGGTCAAAATTCCGACTGAAACTAGGAGGTCAGGAAGTCTTTTCCGATGGGCAGACAATGTCTACCTATATCAAAGATTCAAATGAGGTAAATGTTCAGGATTACGATGAAGCAGCAAGCAGCGAATTAAATCCGACCCAGATCTATACAATCTATAAGCGAGGTTTCGACTATCGTTTTTTGAAAGAACAGAAACAGGGTGGCCGAACGCTCGAAGTAATTGAGCTGACCCCAAACCGGCAGAAAAGCCCGATTGCTACTATTCAGATCTCCGTCGACAAAGCCGACAAATCGGTTCGTAACTGGCTGATTATAAATAAAGATGGAAAACGCACAACGTATACCATCACTAAGTTCACACCTAATGTGAACATTCCGGACGCTTATTTCCTCTTCGATAAATCGAAGTATCCTGGCGTAGAAGTAGTTGACTTACGATAA
- a CDS encoding recombinase family protein: MDYICYYRVSTKAQGRSGLGLGDQQAIVSRYLREEDQITAEYTEIESGRKSERPKLQEAIRACQQHKAKLLIAKLDRLSRNVAFVMTLRDSGVDFVACDLPDANTLTVGMMVTFAQYEAERTSERTRAALAQKKVQGFKLGTPQNLNSEAIKKSKTVRIENAKTHKANIQATELATLYRNKNMTYAQIAEKLNQSHYQTRRNKQFDGKAVYRLLQRKVSIASNLC, from the coding sequence ATGGATTACATCTGCTACTACCGGGTATCAACAAAAGCACAAGGACGTTCCGGCCTGGGCCTGGGCGATCAGCAAGCAATCGTTAGCCGATACTTGCGGGAAGAAGATCAGATCACGGCTGAGTACACGGAAATTGAATCCGGTCGGAAGAGTGAGCGGCCAAAGCTTCAGGAAGCTATCCGAGCCTGTCAGCAGCACAAAGCAAAACTCCTTATTGCGAAGCTCGACCGGTTAAGCCGGAATGTAGCCTTTGTGATGACACTGCGGGATTCTGGAGTTGACTTCGTGGCCTGTGATCTGCCCGATGCCAATACGCTTACGGTAGGTATGATGGTTACGTTTGCTCAGTATGAAGCAGAACGAACTTCAGAACGTACCCGCGCAGCCCTGGCACAAAAAAAAGTGCAAGGCTTTAAGCTCGGTACACCGCAAAATCTTAATTCAGAAGCTATTAAGAAAAGTAAAACGGTAAGAATAGAGAATGCCAAAACCCACAAAGCTAATATTCAGGCTACGGAGTTGGCCACACTCTACCGAAATAAGAATATGACCTATGCCCAAATCGCCGAAAAGCTGAACCAAAGCCATTACCAGACCAGGCGTAACAAGCAGTTTGACGGAAAAGCAGTTTACCGGCTGTTGCAACGCAAAGTGTCTATTGCTTCTAACCTCTGCTAA
- a CDS encoding LytTR family DNA-binding domain-containing protein, which yields MKVALLSKPLTNAHVERIAQQFDIPSLTLPFWGYRKKMPMHHIVRLEGEGNYTLFHFSDGSQLMVSLTLKKMETRLSPKIFVRPHKKNIINLLYLEGIYPAMVPAGRPQLSAGLVNGHRVEISRRKATSFIRQVKGFQEEVLSISRNADAENTILVA from the coding sequence ATGAAAGTAGCTTTGTTGTCTAAGCCGCTTACAAACGCCCATGTTGAGCGTATAGCGCAACAGTTCGACATTCCTTCTCTCACCCTTCCTTTCTGGGGTTATCGCAAAAAAATGCCAATGCACCACATCGTCCGCTTGGAAGGTGAGGGCAATTATACGCTGTTTCATTTTTCGGATGGTAGCCAGCTCATGGTTTCGCTAACACTTAAAAAAATGGAAACCCGGCTGTCGCCTAAAATATTTGTACGGCCACATAAAAAGAACATTATCAATTTACTATATCTGGAAGGCATTTATCCGGCAATGGTGCCTGCTGGCCGACCCCAACTGAGTGCAGGTCTTGTAAACGGCCATCGGGTAGAAATATCGCGCCGAAAAGCGACCAGTTTTATCAGACAGGTAAAAGGGTTCCAGGAAGAGGTGTTGTCTATCTCCAGAAATGCTGATGCCGAAAATACCATACTCGTTGCTTAA
- the upp gene encoding uracil phosphoribosyltransferase, producing the protein MFVFAQQPSLANQFVAELRDISIQKDRLRFRRNLERIGELMAYEISKTLPYYNVSIQTPLGVADTQLLRQQPVLATILRAGLPFHQGFANYFDGAENAFAGAYRGYNSTDSDEFEIAMDYIVGPDLSGKTLILSDPMLATGRSLEKVYHALLRYGIPAQTHIAAVIASPEGVRYVQRQLPQCHLWLGAIDTHLNEHSYIVPGLGDAGDLAFGGKV; encoded by the coding sequence ATGTTTGTTTTTGCGCAACAGCCCTCACTAGCCAATCAGTTTGTAGCCGAACTCCGTGATATTTCAATCCAGAAAGACCGTTTACGCTTTCGGCGAAATCTGGAACGAATTGGCGAGTTAATGGCCTACGAAATCTCGAAAACGTTGCCCTATTATAACGTCTCAATTCAAACACCACTGGGCGTTGCTGATACGCAACTGCTTCGTCAACAGCCAGTTCTGGCTACAATTTTGCGGGCTGGCTTGCCATTCCATCAGGGGTTCGCTAATTATTTCGACGGAGCCGAAAATGCCTTTGCCGGAGCCTATCGGGGATACAATTCAACCGATAGCGATGAGTTTGAAATTGCTATGGACTATATTGTTGGCCCCGACCTCAGCGGCAAAACCCTTATTTTAAGCGACCCTATGTTAGCCACGGGCCGTTCGCTAGAAAAAGTTTATCATGCGTTGCTACGCTACGGAATTCCAGCACAAACGCATATTGCTGCCGTAATTGCAAGCCCCGAAGGCGTCCGGTATGTACAGCGTCAGTTGCCGCAATGTCACTTGTGGCTAGGTGCTATTGACACTCATCTAAACGAACACTCCTATATTGTGCCTGGTCTTGGCGATGCCGGTGATCTGGCTTTTGGCGGAAAGGTCTAA
- the lpcA gene encoding D-sedoheptulose 7-phosphate isomerase has product MLDIIRQELTEAQLVLDTFLSNPDNLTAIERAASLMADALKDGHKIISCGNGGSHCDAMHFAEELSGRYRNDRRSLAAIAISDVSHLSCVSNDYGYEFVFSRFIEGLGNSGDVLLGLSTSGNSANIIRAVEAARQKGMRVVLLTGKDGGKLAGKADVEIRVSHFGYADRIQEIHIKVIHLFILLIEKLIIH; this is encoded by the coding sequence ATGCTCGACATTATTCGCCAAGAACTAACTGAAGCTCAGTTAGTTTTAGATACCTTTCTTTCCAATCCCGATAATCTTACGGCTATTGAACGGGCGGCTTCGCTTATGGCAGATGCCTTAAAAGACGGCCACAAAATTATCTCCTGTGGCAATGGTGGCTCACATTGCGATGCAATGCACTTTGCCGAAGAACTTTCTGGCCGTTACCGAAACGACCGCCGGTCGTTGGCGGCAATCGCTATTTCTGATGTTAGCCATCTATCCTGCGTCAGTAATGATTATGGGTATGAATTTGTGTTTTCCCGTTTTATTGAAGGCCTCGGAAACTCCGGCGACGTTTTACTGGGTTTAAGTACCAGTGGCAACTCCGCCAATATTATTCGCGCTGTAGAAGCAGCCCGACAGAAGGGTATGCGCGTTGTTTTATTGACCGGAAAAGATGGTGGAAAATTAGCCGGAAAAGCTGACGTTGAAATACGTGTTTCGCATTTTGGTTATGCCGATCGGATTCAGGAAATCCATATTAAAGTAATTCACTTATTTATCCTGCTAATTGAAAAGCTAATAATTCATTAA
- a CDS encoding IS5 family transposase, producing MTKQFSKLTDPQWDAISPFFDLKRKRKHDLRQMINIILWLLRTGCQWRNLPEEWPNWQAVYYYFDRWKQDGTFERINLALNQLDRKRVGKEAYPSVLSIDTQSVKLNPMICEYRGTDANKRVNGRKRQLVVDTQGRLWLATVHPANQADGPTAVSLIGDLLWRVGERLEKVYGDQSYNGVFAQALAEWSIERSGVPV from the coding sequence ATGACCAAACAGTTCAGCAAACTGACCGACCCTCAATGGGACGCAATTTCGCCTTTCTTCGATCTTAAACGCAAGCGAAAACACGATTTACGCCAGATGATTAACATTATTTTATGGCTCCTGCGAACAGGTTGTCAATGGCGAAACCTGCCTGAAGAGTGGCCTAACTGGCAGGCTGTCTACTACTATTTTGACCGGTGGAAGCAAGATGGTACGTTTGAACGGATCAATTTAGCCTTGAACCAACTGGATCGTAAGAGGGTGGGGAAAGAAGCCTACCCCTCTGTTTTATCTATTGATACACAAAGCGTTAAGCTGAATCCTATGATCTGTGAGTATCGAGGTACAGATGCCAACAAACGAGTCAATGGCCGCAAACGACAGCTTGTCGTCGATACGCAAGGTCGACTCTGGCTAGCCACTGTTCACCCAGCCAACCAAGCCGATGGCCCTACTGCTGTTTCGCTGATTGGCGATCTACTTTGGCGAGTTGGTGAACGTCTGGAGAAGGTATACGGTGACCAGTCTTATAATGGAGTGTTTGCCCAAGCATTGGCCGAGTGGAGCATCGAACGCTCCGGCGTCCCGGTTTGA